The following are encoded together in the Planctobacterium marinum genome:
- a CDS encoding esterase family protein, whose product MHIEYHKWYSERLGREMELKVYGHYGKPILVFPSSGGRFHEFEDFKMIEAASGFINEGKVKFICIDSIDKDTWLNKGASDEHIGGRHEAFHRYVTEEVVPFIWQICGGKVGIATHGCSMGAYHAANFFFKEPGIFNAVLAFSGVYNIKKVLNRNYGTEQIYFNSPLDYLPNMNDPWYISRYQQSKIVICVGQGAWEDEMIEDTAELKGILAAKQVDAWIDFWGHDVEHDWPWWRKQIVHFLPHILA is encoded by the coding sequence ATGCATATCGAGTATCACAAATGGTATAGCGAGCGCCTCGGGCGTGAAATGGAGCTGAAAGTTTATGGTCACTATGGCAAGCCCATTTTGGTATTTCCCAGTTCTGGCGGTCGCTTCCATGAATTTGAGGACTTTAAAATGATCGAAGCCGCCTCAGGATTCATCAACGAAGGTAAAGTAAAATTTATCTGTATCGACAGTATCGACAAAGACACCTGGCTGAACAAAGGCGCCAGTGATGAGCATATCGGTGGTCGTCATGAAGCTTTCCACCGTTATGTTACCGAAGAGGTAGTGCCTTTTATCTGGCAAATTTGTGGTGGTAAGGTGGGTATAGCCACTCACGGTTGCAGCATGGGTGCTTATCACGCCGCCAATTTTTTCTTTAAAGAGCCGGGTATTTTTAATGCAGTGTTAGCCTTTAGCGGTGTGTATAACATCAAAAAGGTGTTGAACCGCAACTACGGCACAGAGCAAATCTACTTCAACTCGCCCTTAGATTACCTGCCTAATATGAACGATCCTTGGTATATCTCCCGATACCAACAGAGCAAAATTGTGATATGTGTGGGCCAAGGGGCATGGGAAGATGAAATGATTGAGGATACGGCTGAGCTAAAAGGGATTTTAGCGGCCAAGCAAGTGGATGCTTGGATTGACTTTTGGGGACACGATGTCGAGCACGACTGGCCCTGGTGGCGCAAACAAATCGTGCATTTTTTACCTCATATCTTGGCATAG
- a CDS encoding rhodanese-like domain-containing protein gives MASPVARIPAASATRALAHFEALLEFETDCWDVHFAISNQRQDFVLLDVRAESLFSQGHIDGAENLPHGKISTDTLAKYPADTLFVVYCAGPHCNATEKAAIRLAKAGRPVKKMIGGVTGWLDEGFELTQ, from the coding sequence ATGGCTTCACCCGTTGCCAGAATTCCTGCGGCATCTGCTACTCGTGCGCTCGCTCATTTTGAGGCGCTGCTGGAGTTTGAAACCGATTGCTGGGATGTACATTTTGCCATCAGCAATCAGCGCCAGGACTTTGTGTTGTTGGACGTCCGGGCTGAATCGCTATTTAGCCAAGGGCACATCGATGGTGCTGAGAACCTGCCCCATGGGAAAATCAGTACGGATACCCTGGCTAAATACCCGGCAGACACCCTTTTTGTGGTGTATTGCGCCGGGCCCCATTGTAATGCCACCGAAAAAGCGGCCATTCGCCTTGCGAAAGCAGGTCGACCAGTGAAAAAAATGATCGGTGGTGTCACTGGTTGGTTAGATGAAGGTTTTGAACTAACTCAGTGA
- a CDS encoding ATP-grasp domain-containing protein, translated as MNFIFLSPQFPPNYYLFCEGLKKRGVNVIGLSDAPFESLSPQLVANLSDYYQVTSLEKYDEVYRAVAALIHKHGRIHQINAHNEHWLELEAHLRTDFNIPGINQSILPDVKNKSDMKRRFRQAGCNVVEGAVVDHPEQAHAFVEKFGYPLVAKPDKGVGASGTYRLTNHGDLEEFLRVKGDGTFFFEEFIEGDIYTFDGMVDYDGNPLFLMSCTYSSGVMDIVNKDLDLFYYYDREIPEDLITEGKKLLKEYDLRMQFFHFEFFRRYKDNKLICLEVNMRPPGGRSMDMFNFAMDANLYDEWANALCHNQPTQHLSINHYCAYVGRKLHFNYKMHHDEILKQYGHLIRYKGEVPQVFSRAMGHYCYIFCCHDKEEMLSICHAMLDKH; from the coding sequence ATGAATTTTATCTTTCTGTCACCGCAATTTCCGCCTAACTATTACTTGTTTTGCGAAGGGCTGAAAAAGCGCGGTGTCAATGTCATAGGCTTATCTGACGCGCCCTTCGAAAGCCTCTCGCCCCAATTGGTGGCGAATCTGTCAGATTATTACCAGGTAACTTCGCTGGAAAAGTACGACGAAGTATACCGCGCCGTCGCCGCATTGATTCACAAACACGGACGTATCCATCAAATCAACGCCCATAACGAGCATTGGCTGGAACTGGAAGCCCACCTTCGTACGGACTTTAATATCCCCGGCATCAATCAAAGTATTTTGCCCGACGTAAAAAATAAGTCCGACATGAAGCGCCGCTTTCGCCAGGCAGGCTGTAACGTGGTGGAAGGCGCCGTGGTAGACCATCCTGAACAGGCCCATGCCTTCGTAGAGAAATTCGGTTATCCGCTAGTGGCCAAGCCCGATAAAGGCGTTGGTGCATCGGGTACCTACCGATTAACCAATCACGGCGATCTGGAAGAGTTTTTGCGGGTAAAAGGAGATGGCACCTTCTTTTTTGAAGAATTTATTGAAGGCGATATTTACACCTTTGACGGCATGGTGGACTACGATGGCAATCCACTGTTTTTGATGTCTTGCACCTACTCGTCAGGCGTCATGGATATCGTCAATAAAGACCTGGATCTATTTTATTACTACGACAGGGAAATTCCAGAAGACCTGATCACTGAAGGTAAAAAACTACTAAAAGAATACGACCTGCGTATGCAGTTTTTTCATTTCGAATTTTTCCGGCGTTATAAAGACAACAAACTCATATGTCTCGAGGTCAATATGCGTCCACCGGGTGGCCGCTCTATGGACATGTTCAATTTTGCCATGGATGCCAATCTCTACGACGAGTGGGCTAATGCCCTGTGCCACAATCAGCCAACCCAGCATCTTAGCATTAACCACTATTGCGCTTATGTAGGTCGCAAGCTGCATTTCAATTACAAAATGCACCACGACGAAATCCTGAAACAATACGGGCACCTGATCCGCTACAAAGGAGAAGTACCGCAAGTATTTTCCCGCGCCATGGGCCATTATTGTTATATTTTCTGCTGCCATGACAAAGAGGAAATGCTGTCCATTTGTCACGCCATGTTAGACAAGCATTAA
- a CDS encoding succinylglutamate desuccinylase/aspartoacylase family protein — MERIFAELDSGQPGPLVIVIAALHGNEHVGFRAMDRLAVTLKHGDFIGKIVGVTGNLIAANRNSRFIQRDLNRFFLSDYLNESHSDVPEWHEARHLIDHINVLIEGYPKDQPVHLLDMHSMSGHGTPFTCFPHTPANERIAHLLPLPAIADLVEILPGTLTAYYADKVTTTMVVECGQHDAEITQVVGENALACFLRVTGCLVNEQCYQDAEQFLRFHVEGTDQIFTRVKYRYHIEHQGYFDMQPGFRNLQAIDNGQLLALDKGDEVLSPFAGRVVLPCYQKQGDDGFFIAVDE, encoded by the coding sequence TTGGAACGCATTTTTGCTGAACTAGATAGTGGCCAACCTGGTCCCCTGGTCATTGTTATAGCAGCCCTGCATGGCAATGAGCATGTGGGGTTTCGGGCAATGGATAGACTGGCGGTAACATTAAAGCACGGAGATTTTATTGGCAAAATCGTTGGCGTGACCGGCAACCTCATTGCTGCTAATCGCAATTCGCGTTTTATCCAGCGGGACTTAAATCGTTTCTTCCTGTCGGACTATCTCAACGAAAGCCATTCTGATGTGCCTGAATGGCATGAGGCAAGGCATTTAATCGATCATATCAATGTCTTGATTGAAGGATACCCGAAGGACCAACCTGTGCATTTATTAGATATGCATTCCATGTCGGGCCATGGCACGCCTTTTACCTGTTTTCCCCACACGCCCGCCAACGAGCGTATTGCTCACTTATTGCCGTTACCAGCCATTGCTGACCTGGTGGAGATACTACCGGGCACACTCACCGCCTATTACGCCGATAAAGTTACTACCACTATGGTAGTGGAATGTGGCCAGCACGATGCTGAAATTACTCAGGTTGTGGGGGAAAATGCCCTTGCTTGCTTTTTACGAGTCACAGGTTGTCTGGTGAATGAGCAGTGTTACCAGGATGCTGAGCAATTCCTGCGTTTCCATGTAGAAGGTACCGATCAAATTTTTACCCGAGTTAAATATCGCTATCACATTGAACATCAAGGTTATTTCGACATGCAGCCGGGCTTTCGCAATCTGCAGGCGATAGACAACGGTCAATTGCTCGCTTTGGACAAAGGCGATGAAGTATTATCGCCATTTGCCGGACGGGTGGTTTTACCCTGTTATCAAAAACAGGGTGATGATGGTTTTTTTATTGCAGTTGATGAGTAA
- a CDS encoding heme NO-binding domain-containing protein, whose product MKGVVFTEFMDMVEEVFSDDVLDEIIEKADLPNDGAYTTVGTYDHQEIVRLVVALSETSNMPLPDLLATFGKHLLGQFVKGYPQFFDEAKDAFDFLSNIDSYIHVEVLKLYPDAELPKFYHEQHSDKHLSMYYQSSRHFEDLAVGLIEGTLAHFNTEGTVSKSEAQWQGEDAIKFDIHLN is encoded by the coding sequence ATGAAAGGTGTGGTTTTTACCGAATTCATGGATATGGTGGAAGAGGTTTTCTCAGATGACGTACTGGATGAAATCATCGAAAAAGCCGATTTACCCAACGATGGTGCCTACACCACGGTGGGAACTTATGATCACCAAGAAATCGTGCGCCTGGTGGTGGCACTTAGCGAAACCAGCAACATGCCTTTACCTGACTTACTGGCAACTTTTGGCAAACACCTGTTGGGCCAATTTGTAAAGGGCTATCCACAGTTTTTCGACGAAGCCAAAGACGCCTTTGATTTTCTGTCCAATATTGATAGTTATATTCACGTTGAAGTATTAAAACTCTACCCTGATGCCGAGCTGCCTAAGTTTTACCACGAACAGCATTCCGACAAGCACCTGTCCATGTACTATCAATCTTCCCGTCATTTTGAAGATTTAGCCGTGGGTTTGATCGAAGGCACTTTGGCACATTTCAATACGGAAGGCACTGTCAGCAAGTCAGAAGCACAATGGCAAGGTGAAGACGCTATCAAGTTTGATATTCACTTAAATTAA
- a CDS encoding alpha/beta hydrolase-fold protein, whose product MTTSTINFAVNAGQPCPALWITGNHKNIGNWDPEGLPLHNDNGVWKSSLEVPTGTRLEFKITDGTWEKEAIVERFPAKENILVVANQDMDVQLSVAHWHQNPPAMPDHIQGQVDYLGHMSGSGIRDREVIVWLPTAYLASPRKKFPVLYMHDGQNLVDPNTAFLHSDWRIDETIERLAAEGRITPPIIVGLYNTEDRLEEYADTESGRNYLRFIKQQVKPLIDANYRTLKSKKHTAVMGSSMGGLISFLAAWYHPEIFGQAACLSPMFWGKKMVNVKAWQMVEANPKQPLNARIYMDNGTKELERSLMPGCVHMLRVLEDRGYQQGKNLMWFKDEGAWHNEAAWAARVWKPLEFMFGK is encoded by the coding sequence ATGACAACTAGCACCATTAATTTTGCAGTTAATGCCGGACAACCTTGCCCGGCATTATGGATTACTGGTAATCACAAAAATATTGGCAATTGGGATCCGGAAGGCTTGCCCTTGCACAATGATAATGGCGTCTGGAAAAGCTCACTGGAGGTCCCTACAGGCACCCGGTTGGAATTTAAAATCACTGATGGCACCTGGGAAAAAGAAGCCATTGTCGAACGCTTTCCCGCCAAGGAAAATATCCTGGTGGTGGCAAACCAGGATATGGATGTGCAGTTATCGGTAGCGCACTGGCATCAAAATCCACCCGCTATGCCAGACCATATCCAGGGGCAAGTGGACTATTTAGGACACATGAGTGGCAGTGGTATTCGCGACCGGGAAGTGATCGTCTGGTTACCCACCGCGTATCTTGCAAGTCCTCGTAAAAAATTTCCAGTGTTGTATATGCACGATGGTCAGAACCTGGTTGACCCTAACACCGCCTTTTTACACAGTGACTGGCGCATAGATGAAACCATTGAACGGTTGGCCGCCGAGGGGCGCATCACCCCTCCCATAATTGTGGGGCTTTACAATACCGAAGATCGCCTTGAAGAGTACGCTGATACTGAATCTGGACGGAATTATTTGCGCTTTATCAAGCAGCAGGTAAAACCGCTGATAGACGCAAATTACCGAACCCTGAAAAGTAAAAAGCACACCGCAGTGATGGGCTCTTCCATGGGGGGCTTAATTTCGTTTCTGGCTGCCTGGTATCATCCGGAAATCTTTGGTCAAGCGGCCTGTTTATCGCCCATGTTTTGGGGTAAAAAAATGGTGAATGTAAAAGCCTGGCAAATGGTGGAAGCCAATCCAAAACAGCCGCTTAATGCTCGTATTTATATGGACAATGGCACTAAAGAACTGGAGCGTTCTCTAATGCCTGGCTGTGTGCACATGTTAAGGGTGTTGGAAGATCGAGGTTATCAACAAGGTAAGAATTTAATGTGGTTTAAAGACGAGGGCGCCTGGCACAACGAAGCCGCCTGGGCAGCTCGCGTCTGGAAACCACTGGAGTTTATGTTCGGCAAATAA
- a CDS encoding CBS domain-containing protein, whose product MGQHEVSINRSADAIRLFMRHLLRDIQALEQMLENDMFEKDKSRIGAEQEFFLVDSQMRPASVGHDLLTALDSDYFTPELALFNLEANLDPQEFDALSLRRIEAQLKELTQQIRDRANEMGAYVAQTGILPTISKSDLNLNNITPKPRYRMINEVLCGMRGEDSRLNIEGLDELMFTHDNVLIEACNTSFQLHFQVTPEDFATYYNIAQAVSGPLLALAANSPILMGKRLWHETRIALFQQAIDTRSANKANREQEPRVWFGNHWVKESVLELFQEDIARFRVLFAQDIDCDPFDALERGEVPKLQALCLHNGTVYRWNRACYGISKGKPHLRIENRILPAGPTPLDTMANSAFYLGLLCGYAKEVGDISKHMDFSDAKLNFNNAAKHSMETDFHWFKGKRYGFEDLILQELLPLAKEGLKDRGIDSGDIDRYLGVIEERTKHNQNGAIWMLRNYNTILDKGLKKENACRVLTSSMLNRQASGEPVHTWQDITPPEISAIKQHNQLVEQVMSTDIFTVHPDDLIDLAAKIMHWNHIRHVAVEDNGKLIGVVSYRSILQIYGKYAARGDVHLVPVQEVMSKTTVTITPTHTIEEAMALMRTHKVGCLPVLSKDGLVGMLTEAELMDEFSKWLEKGN is encoded by the coding sequence ATGGGCCAGCATGAAGTCAGTATTAATCGTTCCGCAGACGCCATTCGTTTGTTCATGCGTCATTTACTTCGAGATATTCAGGCACTGGAGCAAATGCTGGAAAACGACATGTTCGAAAAGGACAAAAGTCGTATCGGCGCAGAGCAAGAGTTTTTCCTGGTGGACTCCCAAATGCGCCCCGCTTCAGTGGGCCATGATTTACTTACTGCTCTTGACTCAGATTATTTTACTCCGGAATTAGCTTTATTTAACCTGGAGGCCAATCTCGACCCTCAGGAGTTTGATGCCTTGAGTTTGCGCAGAATCGAAGCGCAACTCAAAGAGCTAACGCAACAGATCCGTGATAGAGCCAACGAGATGGGGGCTTATGTTGCTCAAACGGGTATTTTGCCCACCATTAGTAAATCTGATCTCAATCTCAACAATATTACTCCCAAACCGCGTTACCGCATGATCAACGAAGTGCTATGTGGCATGCGTGGTGAAGACAGTCGCCTTAACATTGAAGGCTTAGACGAGCTGATGTTTACCCATGACAACGTGCTGATTGAGGCCTGTAATACCAGCTTTCAATTGCATTTCCAGGTAACACCGGAAGATTTTGCCACTTATTACAACATTGCTCAGGCAGTGAGTGGACCTTTGCTGGCACTGGCAGCCAATAGTCCAATCCTGATGGGCAAGCGCCTGTGGCATGAAACTCGAATTGCTTTGTTTCAACAAGCCATTGATACCCGCTCAGCTAACAAAGCCAATCGCGAACAGGAACCACGTGTCTGGTTCGGCAATCATTGGGTTAAAGAATCGGTTTTAGAGCTCTTTCAGGAAGACATTGCGCGCTTTAGAGTGCTGTTTGCTCAGGACATTGACTGCGACCCGTTTGATGCTTTAGAACGAGGAGAGGTACCTAAGTTACAAGCGCTGTGTTTGCATAACGGTACCGTGTATCGCTGGAATCGCGCTTGTTATGGCATCAGTAAAGGCAAACCCCATTTGCGTATCGAAAATCGCATTTTACCAGCAGGGCCAACACCGCTGGATACCATGGCGAACAGTGCATTTTATCTGGGGTTGTTATGCGGTTATGCTAAGGAAGTGGGTGACATTTCCAAACATATGGACTTTTCCGACGCCAAACTCAACTTCAACAATGCCGCAAAGCACTCCATGGAGACTGACTTTCACTGGTTTAAAGGCAAAAGATACGGCTTCGAAGATTTAATCTTGCAGGAGCTGTTACCGCTTGCTAAAGAGGGGCTTAAAGATCGCGGTATCGACTCAGGTGACATTGACCGCTATCTGGGCGTGATTGAAGAGCGCACCAAACACAACCAAAATGGTGCCATCTGGATGCTGCGCAATTACAACACCATTTTGGATAAGGGACTGAAAAAGGAAAACGCTTGTCGGGTGTTAACTTCTTCGATGTTAAATCGTCAGGCCTCAGGTGAGCCGGTACACACCTGGCAAGATATCACACCGCCAGAAATTAGCGCCATCAAACAGCACAATCAGCTGGTGGAGCAGGTGATGTCTACTGATATCTTCACAGTACACCCCGACGACCTAATCGATCTCGCGGCTAAGATAATGCACTGGAATCATATTCGCCATGTGGCGGTGGAAGACAACGGTAAACTCATTGGCGTGGTATCTTATCGCAGTATTTTGCAAATTTACGGCAAGTACGCTGCCCGCGGTGATGTGCACTTAGTGCCGGTGCAAGAAGTGATGAGTAAAACTACGGTTACCATTACGCCGACGCATACTATCGAAGAAGCGATGGCGCTCATGCGCACACACAAAGTAGGCTGTTTGCCTGTGCTGTCTAAAGATGGCTTGGTAGGAATGCTGACAGAAGCCGAATTGATGGATGAATTTTCTAAGTGGCTGGAAAAAGGCAATTAG
- a CDS encoding helix-turn-helix transcriptional regulator — protein sequence MKKAERLFSLFTLLASRRTAITAEAIADVMEISIRTVYRDIRSLQIAGVNVEGEPGVGYLLGRQNQLAPLMFTPQEALALLVGSQMTQAFTDPDLQLAAQKATDKFKAVLPESTKLMLEKQPYCIPVLHSDDHYRDIHAILRKACEQQQKIRVCYCDKKGQHSERTLWPLGIIGWFGKWTLLAWCELRSGYRNFLFDSFSQITPLPEHFQPDDQCSLQHYLSSIDAQCKNSLS from the coding sequence ATGAAAAAAGCAGAACGGCTGTTCAGCCTGTTTACCTTACTTGCCAGTCGCCGAACTGCTATTACGGCTGAGGCGATTGCCGATGTAATGGAAATCTCCATTCGCACTGTGTATCGGGACATTCGTTCACTGCAAATTGCCGGAGTCAATGTGGAGGGCGAGCCGGGTGTGGGCTATTTACTGGGTCGACAAAATCAACTTGCGCCCCTGATGTTTACCCCACAAGAGGCGTTGGCATTGTTAGTAGGGAGTCAGATGACTCAGGCCTTTACTGATCCCGACCTGCAATTAGCCGCCCAAAAAGCCACCGATAAATTTAAAGCCGTGTTACCTGAATCCACCAAGCTCATGCTGGAAAAGCAACCCTATTGCATTCCAGTGCTGCACAGCGATGATCACTACCGCGATATTCATGCGATTCTGCGCAAAGCCTGCGAACAACAGCAAAAGATCCGCGTGTGTTACTGTGACAAAAAAGGTCAACACAGTGAACGCACGCTATGGCCATTGGGTATCATCGGCTGGTTCGGCAAATGGACATTACTGGCCTGGTGCGAATTGCGCAGCGGCTATCGCAATTTTTTGTTTGATAGCTTTTCCCAAATCACGCCACTGCCCGAGCACTTTCAACCTGATGACCAATGCTCACTGCAACATTATCTCAGCAGTATTGATGCACAATGCAAAAACTCACTGAGTTAG
- a CDS encoding ATP-grasp domain-containing protein — protein MNHKRLGLLLGDEEDWPRAFEGLARWMGGKIVWQNKQSQVDVERVRIHPFSLQHGTSYDLVIDRLAYWHFTPREWLKKAALMNDLYLLNNPFTFQSMEKHSAYCAMMRLGFNVPETWFLPPKVGPDNKKYSTTAARYHDLFDLPEIARNIGYPIFMKPFDGGGWRGVTKVDNEAELMAAYHESDTELMHIQKGLDNFDVFVRCLGIGPDVRSFKYDPAQPQHLRYVLTDKVVDDETNEEALLTTKVINAFFRWDFNSCEAIYKDGRLWPMDFANACPDIALTSLHYYFPWAISSLYAWSQFCLATERPMHVTMDIKPYYDIADSDRSFKEKLREYAKLADQHLDTERYWEFRHTALSNLDEVMWHFTRSEEFDQIIVSTVQELFPAHEHEQFIAHYRGLIAKWVEDNNR, from the coding sequence ATGAACCACAAAAGACTGGGACTATTGTTAGGAGATGAGGAAGATTGGCCAAGAGCCTTTGAGGGATTGGCACGTTGGATGGGTGGCAAGATTGTCTGGCAAAACAAGCAATCTCAAGTGGATGTTGAGCGCGTGCGCATACACCCTTTTAGCTTGCAACACGGTACCAGCTATGATCTGGTGATTGACCGCCTCGCCTACTGGCACTTTACGCCACGCGAATGGCTAAAAAAAGCGGCATTAATGAACGATCTCTATTTACTCAATAATCCGTTTACCTTTCAGAGCATGGAAAAACACAGTGCCTATTGCGCCATGATGCGCCTTGGCTTTAATGTGCCAGAAACCTGGTTTTTACCCCCCAAAGTGGGTCCCGACAACAAAAAATACAGCACTACGGCTGCCCGCTACCACGATTTATTTGATTTGCCGGAAATCGCCCGCAACATCGGTTATCCGATATTTATGAAACCCTTTGATGGTGGCGGATGGCGAGGCGTGACTAAAGTGGATAACGAAGCCGAATTGATGGCCGCTTACCACGAATCCGACACCGAGCTTATGCACATCCAAAAAGGACTGGATAACTTTGACGTGTTTGTGCGCTGCCTCGGAATTGGCCCCGATGTGCGCAGCTTCAAATACGATCCGGCCCAACCACAACACTTGCGCTATGTGCTCACCGATAAAGTCGTAGACGATGAAACCAATGAAGAAGCCTTGCTTACCACCAAAGTGATCAACGCCTTCTTCCGCTGGGATTTCAATTCCTGTGAAGCCATCTATAAAGATGGGCGCCTCTGGCCAATGGATTTTGCCAACGCCTGCCCGGATATCGCACTCACCAGCTTGCATTACTACTTCCCATGGGCCATTTCCTCTTTGTACGCCTGGTCGCAGTTTTGTTTGGCCACCGAGCGTCCAATGCATGTCACCATGGATATCAAGCCCTATTATGACATTGCTGACTCAGACAGAAGCTTCAAAGAGAAGCTAAGAGAATATGCCAAACTCGCCGATCAGCACCTGGATACTGAACGCTATTGGGAATTTCGTCATACCGCGTTGAGTAATCTTGATGAAGTGATGTGGCATTTCACTCGCTCAGAGGAATTTGACCAGATCATCGTCTCTACCGTACAGGAGCTCTTCCCGGCTCACGAGCACGAACAGTTCATTGCTCATTATCGCGGCTTAATCGCCAAATGGGTTGAGGACAATAATCGCTAA